A stretch of Aureispira sp. CCB-E DNA encodes these proteins:
- a CDS encoding S8 family serine peptidase produces MNYIFVLITFVLLLFNSDLFGQNNVVNFYKGEKEFESNILEFTSKKLSSYEIFQNRFYRFVQFNEIPNVAQQEQIRAIGIQLLEYIPNKLYVASIPVGIDIAVLKNLNIRSIVPIERTYKISQRLEDEDYPNWAKEGEFVKVIIRYHQDISPSLAKAEMKRMGINVQHAMDHAQMIVAQLLPQEIEKIAGTALVRYIDLISEPGKPESDVGRHLHRANAIDGEFYGARNYDGTGVSIAINDDGFVGPHIDFKGRANQQEVAGDFTGSHGDMVAGIAGGAGNLNPLMRGMATGSYLHIRQYDAAMPGTIPLHQDSAVLVFCSSYSNGCNAGYTNTTALVDQEIYNNPTLIQVFSAGNSNNQNCGYGAGNQWGNITGGHKMGKNVIATANLDANDTIVNSSSRGPASDGRIKPDIAAHGAGQMSTDPNNVYSPGGGTSAAAPGITGVMAQLHHAYRNLNGGATAPSALLKAALLNTATDLGNDGPDFIYGWGKVNGLRAVQLLEDNRYLSGTLVHGDSNSHSISIPVGVQRAKIMVYWADREASTAAATALVNDLDATVVAPNTGVHLPWLLNHTPNPTTLALPATKGVDHLNNVEEIAIDNPTAGTYTLKVKGTTIPMGTQDYFVVYEFLMEDITVVYPMGGEGLIPGSNNRIYWDAYGNSGTFLIEYTVDNGNSWITIEAAEPGASRFIDWTVPTTVTGAAKVRVSRAGISGESVANFNIIDQVPNLRVNLVCPTTNTIGLVWDSVPGAIEYDVFMLGSQYMDSIGTTTTLNFDLTVADINNEAWFSVRARGQNGLVGLRANAILYEGFGVDQGCYIACGGIHDVGIKQFNMLDSVWGYCDLSPKTLSVELFNEGYATETTIPIYYQLGSNPIVTETYTGTLSSQNSTTFSFINSINIPTPGTYELKVWTGLTTDARDCNDTLRQMIIAIDTLPSIFPIEENFDNGVFPESFAYVIDVNNDVTWDTINVIGASGSVTTVMKMNNEFFNYGYEERSDIFGLSAIDLTSGIAGAAAQLIFDVSYRPQAFGTEASDDLRIDYSIDCGQTFHQLYFKDGLDLSTSSSRTQFWMPSSASDWRREYVDLTPLIGNDVLLRFVNIPGHFGTGNDLYIDNINIEFGTLSPIADFSSDVVYSCDGQVSFKDESGNQPTQWLWNFGDGNTSTQANPRHTYTSEGVYSVSLEVTNGGGTNTVTRNGYVEVKYPEVLSTQGNTVCQDESARLRAYGNWQTNLHWYDSGNNLLYVGTDFNTPLLDTTTTYQVKSVYQSPIIRMGPTDPTTVGATSTTINGGYAALNFTAETDFYLVSVWVEANSAGPRTIELWDGFNGNTATNTLLESKTINLVGGGQRVALAFEVPAAGNYSLVGANMDLVSNTAGVSYPYTITDVVSIVSAYGGGAVAPTTNTSSYNYFYDWEIRLDFCESAPTSVTADVIASFSTSVSGNTATFSSNPNASLWFWVFGDGSISTQPNPVHVYSALGTYEVTLSMNINGISCSFRDTVIVTTIVDVPKIENTIGWNIQPNPTTETTVLKFNAPLKEDYQVEVVGVGGNVLINESIPEGKIQISLDVSRLNPAVYFVRLISNKGIEVKKLLIQH; encoded by the coding sequence ATGAATTACATTTTTGTTTTAATAACATTTGTCCTACTGTTGTTCAACAGCGATTTATTTGGGCAAAATAATGTTGTTAATTTTTACAAAGGCGAAAAAGAATTTGAGTCCAATATTTTGGAGTTTACTTCAAAAAAACTCAGTTCTTATGAAATTTTCCAAAATCGATTTTATCGTTTTGTACAATTTAATGAGATACCAAATGTTGCTCAACAAGAGCAAATCAGAGCAATTGGTATTCAATTGTTAGAATACATTCCTAATAAACTATATGTTGCTTCTATTCCTGTTGGAATAGATATAGCTGTATTAAAGAATCTTAATATTAGAAGTATTGTACCAATAGAAAGAACGTATAAAATAAGCCAACGATTAGAGGATGAGGATTATCCAAATTGGGCAAAAGAAGGAGAATTTGTCAAAGTCATCATTCGTTATCATCAAGATATTTCACCTTCTTTAGCAAAGGCTGAAATGAAAAGAATGGGTATCAATGTTCAACACGCAATGGACCATGCTCAAATGATTGTTGCTCAATTATTACCTCAAGAAATAGAAAAGATAGCAGGAACAGCGTTGGTCCGGTATATAGATCTTATCTCAGAACCAGGAAAGCCAGAATCAGATGTTGGGCGCCATTTGCACCGAGCGAATGCTATAGATGGTGAATTTTATGGTGCTCGAAATTATGATGGAACAGGCGTTTCCATAGCCATCAACGACGATGGATTTGTAGGACCACATATTGATTTTAAAGGACGTGCCAACCAGCAAGAAGTAGCGGGCGATTTTACGGGAAGTCACGGAGATATGGTCGCTGGTATTGCAGGAGGGGCAGGAAATTTAAATCCATTGATGCGAGGAATGGCAACGGGGTCTTATCTCCATATTCGCCAATACGATGCAGCTATGCCTGGAACAATTCCATTACACCAAGATAGTGCGGTGTTGGTTTTTTGTTCTTCTTATAGCAATGGTTGTAATGCTGGGTATACCAACACGACAGCCTTGGTTGACCAAGAAATTTACAACAATCCAACCCTAATACAAGTATTCTCCGCAGGAAATAGCAACAACCAAAATTGCGGTTATGGAGCCGGAAACCAATGGGGGAATATTACTGGCGGTCATAAAATGGGAAAGAATGTTATTGCAACGGCGAATTTAGATGCTAATGATACGATTGTCAATAGTAGCAGCCGCGGACCTGCATCAGATGGACGGATTAAGCCTGATATTGCAGCACATGGAGCAGGTCAAATGTCTACGGATCCCAACAATGTTTATTCACCAGGAGGAGGAACTTCTGCTGCTGCGCCTGGAATTACTGGCGTAATGGCTCAATTGCACCATGCGTATCGCAATTTGAATGGAGGAGCAACAGCTCCTTCTGCCTTATTAAAAGCAGCCTTGCTAAATACCGCCACTGATTTGGGGAACGATGGACCTGATTTTATATATGGTTGGGGAAAAGTAAATGGTTTGAGAGCGGTTCAATTGTTGGAAGACAACCGCTATTTGAGTGGGACATTGGTTCATGGTGACAGTAATAGTCATTCTATTAGTATTCCCGTAGGAGTACAGCGGGCTAAAATTATGGTCTATTGGGCAGATAGAGAAGCTTCGACAGCAGCAGCAACGGCATTGGTAAATGACTTGGATGCGACCGTAGTTGCTCCCAATACAGGAGTACATTTACCTTGGTTATTAAACCATACTCCAAACCCAACTACGTTAGCTTTGCCAGCTACCAAAGGAGTTGATCATTTGAATAACGTAGAAGAAATTGCAATTGATAACCCAACAGCAGGTACTTATACTTTGAAGGTAAAAGGAACGACAATTCCAATGGGGACACAAGATTACTTTGTCGTGTATGAGTTTTTGATGGAGGACATTACCGTCGTTTATCCAATGGGAGGCGAGGGGCTAATTCCTGGATCTAACAATAGGATTTATTGGGATGCTTATGGTAATTCTGGAACTTTCTTGATTGAATATACTGTAGACAACGGAAATTCATGGATAACAATTGAAGCGGCTGAACCAGGAGCAAGTCGTTTTATAGACTGGACAGTACCTACTACCGTTACAGGAGCTGCTAAAGTACGTGTTTCTAGAGCTGGAATAAGTGGTGAAAGTGTTGCTAATTTTAATATTATAGATCAAGTACCTAACTTGCGAGTTAATTTAGTTTGTCCAACAACAAATACAATTGGTCTAGTTTGGGATAGTGTCCCTGGAGCAATTGAGTACGACGTTTTTATGCTGGGAAGCCAATACATGGACTCAATCGGTACTACTACCACATTAAATTTTGATTTAACAGTTGCCGATATCAATAATGAGGCATGGTTTTCTGTACGTGCTAGAGGACAGAATGGTCTTGTTGGTTTAAGAGCCAATGCTATTTTATACGAAGGTTTTGGCGTTGATCAAGGATGTTATATCGCCTGTGGTGGCATACATGATGTTGGGATAAAACAATTTAACATGCTTGATTCTGTTTGGGGGTATTGTGATTTGAGCCCTAAAACATTGTCTGTTGAGCTCTTTAATGAAGGGTATGCTACAGAAACTACCATACCCATCTATTATCAGTTAGGAAGCAATCCTATCGTTACAGAAACATATACAGGAACATTGTCTTCGCAGAATAGTACTACTTTTTCTTTTATCAATTCAATTAACATCCCTACACCAGGCACTTACGAGTTGAAAGTATGGACAGGCTTGACGACAGATGCTAGAGACTGTAATGATACGCTTCGACAAATGATTATAGCCATAGATACATTACCATCTATTTTTCCGATAGAAGAGAATTTTGATAATGGCGTTTTTCCAGAATCTTTTGCTTATGTAATTGATGTAAATAACGATGTGACATGGGACACAATCAATGTAATCGGTGCTTCGGGTAGTGTGACTACTGTAATGAAAATGAACAATGAGTTTTTTAATTATGGTTATGAAGAGAGGAGCGATATTTTTGGTTTAAGTGCTATAGATTTGACATCAGGAATAGCAGGCGCTGCTGCTCAATTAATTTTTGATGTTTCTTACCGCCCTCAGGCTTTTGGTACCGAAGCATCTGATGACTTAAGGATTGATTATTCCATAGATTGTGGGCAGACATTTCACCAACTCTATTTCAAGGATGGTTTAGATTTAAGTACAAGTTCTTCTAGAACTCAATTTTGGATGCCTAGTAGCGCAAGTGATTGGAGGCGAGAGTATGTCGATCTAACGCCTTTGATTGGTAATGATGTTCTTTTGAGATTTGTTAATATTCCAGGGCATTTTGGAACAGGGAATGACTTGTATATAGACAATATAAATATAGAGTTTGGTACGTTGTCTCCTATAGCTGACTTTTCTTCTGATGTTGTCTATTCTTGTGATGGTCAAGTCTCATTTAAAGATGAATCAGGGAATCAACCCACGCAATGGTTGTGGAATTTTGGGGATGGAAATACATCAACACAAGCGAATCCAAGACATACTTATACCTCAGAAGGAGTTTATAGCGTCTCTTTGGAGGTTACGAATGGAGGAGGAACCAATACTGTTACGAGAAATGGATATGTAGAAGTGAAATACCCTGAAGTGCTTTCTACACAGGGGAATACCGTGTGTCAAGATGAATCAGCTCGTTTGAGAGCTTATGGAAATTGGCAGACTAACTTGCATTGGTATGATAGTGGGAATAACTTATTATATGTAGGAACAGACTTTAATACCCCATTGCTAGATACAACAACGACTTACCAAGTCAAGAGTGTTTATCAATCACCTATTATAAGAATGGGACCTACCGATCCTACGACTGTAGGAGCAACAAGTACTACTATCAATGGTGGATATGCGGCACTCAACTTTACTGCTGAAACAGATTTTTATCTAGTTTCTGTTTGGGTAGAGGCTAATAGTGCAGGTCCTCGAACAATTGAATTGTGGGATGGTTTTAATGGAAATACAGCAACCAATACTTTATTGGAATCTAAAACCATTAATTTAGTAGGTGGAGGGCAACGAGTTGCTTTAGCATTTGAAGTGCCGGCTGCTGGCAATTATAGTTTGGTAGGCGCCAATATGGATTTGGTGAGCAATACGGCGGGAGTAAGTTATCCATATACCATAACCGACGTTGTTTCTATTGTTAGTGCTTATGGTGGTGGTGCAGTTGCGCCTACAACGAACACAAGTTCTTATAACTACTTTTACGATTGGGAAATTAGATTAGATTTTTGCGAAAGTGCTCCGACAAGCGTTACCGCAGATGTAATAGCATCTTTTTCAACTTCTGTTAGTGGAAATACAGCAACTTTTTCAAGTAATCCTAATGCAAGCCTTTGGTTTTGGGTTTTTGGAGATGGTAGCATTTCTACCCAACCCAATCCCGTCCATGTTTATTCTGCTTTGGGCACTTACGAAGTGACATTAAGTATGAATATCAATGGAATTAGTTGTAGTTTTAGAGATACGGTTATTGTTACAACTATAGTGGATGTTCCTAAAATTGAGAATACAATAGGTTGGAACATACAACCAAATCCAACAACAGAAACAACGGTATTGAAGTTTAACGCTCCACTAAAAGAAGATTACCAAGTAGAAGTCGTTGGCGTAGGAGGGAATGTTTTGATCAACGAATCAATACCAGAAGGAAAAATACAAATTTCCCTTGATGTTAGTAGGTTAAATCCTGCTGTGTATTTTGTTCGATTGATTAGTAATAAAGGAATTGAAGTTAAAAAATTGCTGATACAGCACTAA